From Arctopsyche grandis isolate Sample6627 chromosome 12, ASM5162203v2, whole genome shotgun sequence, one genomic window encodes:
- the LOC143919983 gene encoding uncharacterized protein LOC143919983, whose translation MECRLCLCSAPAGSFVSIHDDPHPLRLVQRIWTCCQLRVRKGDHLPDMICLSCVNNLELFDSFRNACIQNDATSRVELDEYLKIKPEEVLLEDLIWEDELDAHCPPDICSSPVDGETPGGKNTWNDNMAEIIDTNRKLHECDVCSKSFIGKYVFTEHMNIHAGIKPHKCDICSKSYLRKYELTEHLNIHAGVKPHKCDICSKSYLRKNELTDHMNIHAGVKLHKCDVCSKSFVSMRYLRKHQITHRPVKPHKCDICSISFHRKNNLSVHMNIHTGVKPHICGFCFKSFLRKNSLSEHMNIHTGIKPHTCAICSKSFRYKYQLCNHMDIHSGIKSGKCASGSSQSGNF comes from the exons atggagtgcagactttgcctctgctctgctccagcagggtccttcgtctccatccacgacgaccctcatccactgcgtttggtgcaacgcatttggacgtgctgtcagctgcgg GTTAGGAAAGGAGACCATCTGCCAGATATGATATGCCTTTCTTGTGTCAACAATCTGGAGTTGTTCGACAGCTTTCGGAACGCTTGCATTCAGAATGACGCAACGTCTAGGGTGGAATTAGACGAGTATTTGAAAATCAAGCCGGAGGAAGTTttgctggaagatttaatatgggaagatgAGCTGGATGCTCATTGCCCACCCGACATTTGTAGTTCTCCAGTAGATGGCGAG accCCTGGAGGAAAAAATACTTGGAATGATAATATGGCTGAAATAATAGATACCAATAGAAAGCTGCACGAATGTGATGTTTGTTCGAAATCATTCATTGGAAAGTATGTATTCACcgaacatatgaatattcatgctgggataaagccacacaaatgtgacatttgttcaaaatcataccTTAGAAAGTATGAACTCACCGaacatttgaatattcatgctggggtaaagccacacaaatgtgacatttgttcaaaatcgtacCTTAGAAAGAATGAACTCACCGaccatatgaatattcatgctggggtaaagctacacaaatgtgacgtttgttcgAAATCATTCGTTTCCATGCGTTACCTACGTAAACACCAGATTACTCATAGAccggtaaagccacacaaatgtgacatttgttcaattTCATTCCATAGAAAGAATAATCTCagcgtacatatgaatattcatactggggttaAACCACACATATGTGgcttttgtttcaaatcattccTTAGAAAGAATTCTCTTAGcgaacatatgaatattcatactgggataaagccACATACATGTgccatttgttcaaaatcattccgtTATAAATATCAACTCTGTAATCACATGGATATTCATAGTGGGATAAAGTCAGGCAAATGTGCATCAGGGTCAAGTCAGTCAGGAAATTTCTAG
- the LOC143919964 gene encoding uncharacterized protein LOC143919964 has protein sequence MECRLCLCSAPAGSFVSIHDDPHPPRLVQRIWTCCQLRVRKGDHLPDMICLSCDNNLELFDSFRNACIQNDATSRVELDKYLKIKPEEVLLEDLILEDELDAHCPPDICSSPVDGEIPGGKNTWNDNMAEIIDTNRKLHECDVCSKSFIGKYELTEHMNIHAGVKPHKCDICSKSFHSKNLLCKHMVIHTGVKPYECDICLKSFHSKNLLRRHMVIHTGVKPHKCDICSKSFRSKDQIRKHMVIHIGVKSHKCDICSKSYLRKKQLTDHMNIHAGVKPHKCDICSKSYLRKIELTDHMNMHAGVKPHKCNICSKSYHSNNLLCKHMVIHTGVKAHKCDICSKSFLRKDQLCKHMVIHSGVKSHKCDICSKSYLRKDQLTDHMNIHAGVKPHKCDICSKSYLRKNELTNHMNMHAGVKPHKCNICSKSYHSNNLLCKHMIIHTGVKAHKCDICSKSFRYKYQLCKHMVIHSGVKSHKCDICSKSYLRKDQLTDHMNIHAGVKPHKCDICSKSYLRKNELTNHMNMHAGVKPHKCNICSKSYHSNNLLCKHMVIHTGVKAHKCDICSKSFLRKDQLCKHMVIHSGVKSHKCDICSKSYLRKDQLTDHMNMHAGVKPHKCNICSKSYHSNNLLCKHMVIHTGVKAHKCDICLKSFHSKNLLRRHMVIHTGVKPHKCDICSKSFRSKDQIRKHMVIHIGVKSHKCDICSKSYLRKKQLTDHMNIHAGVKPHKCDICSKSYLRKNELTDHMNMHAGVKPHKCNICSKSYHSNNLLCKHMVIHTGVKAHKCDICSKSFLRKDQLCKHMVIHSGVKSHKCDICSKSYLRKDQLTDHMNIHAGVKPHKCDICSKSYLRKNELTNHMNMHAGVKPHKCNICSKSYHSNNLLCKHMIIHTGVKAHKCDICSKSFRYKYQLCNHMVIHSGVKSGKCASGSGQSGNF, from the exons atggagtgcagactttgcctctgctctgctccagcagggtccttcgtctccatccacGACGACCCTCATCCACCGCGTTTGGTGCAgcgcatttggacctgctgtcagctgcgg GTTAGGAAAGGGGACCATCTGCCAGATATGATATGCCTTTCTTGTGACAACAATCTGGAGTTGTTCGACAGCTTTCGGAACGCTTGCATTCAGAATGACGCAACGTCGAGGGTGGAATTAGACAAGTATTTGAAAATCAAGCCGGAGGAAGTTttgctggaagatttaatattgGAAGATGAGCTGGATGCTCATTGCCCACCCGACATTTGTAGTTCACCAGTAGATGGCGAG atccCTGGAGGAAAAAATACTTGGAATGATAATATGGCTGAAATAATAGATACCAATAGAAAGCTGCACGAATGTGATGTTTGTTCGAAATCATTCATTGGAAAGTATGAACTCACcgaacatatgaatattcatgctggtgtaaagccacacaaatgtgacatttgttcaaaatcattccattCAAAAAATCTACTCTGCAAACACAtggttattcatactggggtgaAGCCAtacgaatgtgacatttgtttaaaatcattccattCAAAAAATCTACTCCGCAGACACAtggttattcatactggggtgaagccacacaaatgtgacatttgttcaaaatcatttcgtTCAAAAGATCAAATCCGCAAACACATGGTTATCCATATTGGAgtaaagtcacacaaatgtgacatttgttcaaaatcataccTTAGAAAGAAACAACTCACCGaccatatgaatattcatgctggggtaaagccacacaaatgtgacatttgttcaaaatcataccTTAGAAAGATTGAACTCACCGACCATATGAATATGCatgctggggtaaagccacacaaatgtaacatttgttcaaaatcataccATTCAAACAATCTACTCTGCAAACACAtggttattcatactggggtaaaggcacacaaatgtgacatttgttcaaaatcattccttagaaaGGATCAACTCTGCAAACACATGGTTATCCATAGTGGAgtaaagtcacacaaatgtgacatttgttcaaaatcataccTTAGAAAGGATCAACTCACCGaccatatgaatattcatgctggggtaaagccacataaatgtgacatttgttcaaaatcataccTTAGAAAGAATGAACTCACCAACCATATGAATATGCatgctggggtaaagccacacaaatgtaacatttgttcaaaatcataccATTCAAACAATCTACTCTGCAAACACATgattattcatactggggtaaaggcacacaaatgtgacatttgttcaaaatcattccgtTATAAATATCAACTCTGCAAACACATGGTTATCCATAGTGGAgtaaagtcacacaaatgtgacatttgttcaaaatcataccTTAGAAAGGATCAACTCACCGaccatatgaatattcatgctggggtaaagccacacaaatgtgacatttgttcaaaatcataccTTAGAAAGAATGAACTCACCAACCATATGAATATGCatgctggggtaaagccacacaaatgtaacatttgttcaaaatcataccATTCAAACAATCTACTCTGCAAACACAtggttattcatactggggtaaaggcacacaaatgtgacatttgttcaaaatcattccttagaaaGGATCAACTCTGCAAACACATGGTTATCCATAGTGGAgtaaagtcacacaaatgtgacatttgttcaaaatcataccTTAGAAAGGATCAACTCACCGACCATATGAATATGCatgctggggtaaagccacacaaatgtaacatttgttcaaaatcataccATTCAAACAATCTACTCTGCAAACACAtggttattcatactggggtaaaggcacacaaatgtgacatttgtttaaaatcattccattCAAAAAATCTACTCCGCAGACACAtggttattcatactggggtgaagccacacaaatgtgacatttgttcaaaatcatttcgtTCAAAAGATCAAATCCGCAAACACATGGTTATCCATATTGGAgtaaagtcacacaaatgtgacatttgttcaaaatcataccTTAGAAAGAAACAACTCACCGaccatatgaatattcatgctggggtaaagccacacaaatgtgacatttgttcaaaatcataccTTAGAAAGAATGAACTCACCGACCATATGAATATGCatgctggggtaaagccacacaaatgtaacatttgttcaaaatcataccATTCAAACAATCTACTCTGCAAACACAtggttattcatactggggtaaaggcacacaaatgtgacatttgttcaaaatcattccttagaaaGGATCAACTCTGCAAACACATGGTTATCCATAGTGGAgtaaagtcacacaaatgtgacatttgttcaaaatcataccTTAGAAAGGATCAACTCACCGaccatatgaatattcatgctggggtaaagccacacaaatgtgacatttgttcaaaatcataccTTAGAAAGAATGAACTCACCAACCATATGAATATGCatgctggggtaaagccacacaaatgtaacatttgttcaaaatcataccATTCAAACAATCTACTCTGCAAACACATgattattcatactggggtaaaggcacacaaatgtgacatttgttcaaaatcattccgtTATAAATATCAACTCTGTAATCACATGgttattcatagtggggtaaagtcAGGCAAATGTGCATCAGGATCAGGTCAGTCAGGAAATTTCTAG
- the LOC143919965 gene encoding uncharacterized protein LOC143919965, with protein sequence MECRLCLCSAPAGSFVSIHDDPHPPRLVQRIWTCCQLRVRKGDHLPDMICLSCDNNLELFDSFRNACIQNDATSRVELDKYLKIKPEEVLLEDLILEDELDAHCPPDICSSPVDGEIPGGKNTWNDNMAEIIDTNRHILAEELPLRKALDKICSTHSELDHKNKFQENLFTRKLNLVTKKNCNTRRKLHECDVCSKSFIGKYKLTEHMNIHAGVKPHKCDICSKSYLRKNEFTSHMNIHTGLKPYECDICLKSFHSKDLLRRHMVIHSGVKPHKCNICSKSFHSKNLLCKHMVIHTGVKPYECDICLKSFHSKNLLCRHIVIHTGVKPHKCDICSKSFRSKDQLCKHMVIHIGVKSHKCDICSKSYLRKNELTDHMNIHAGLKPHKCDICSKSYLRKNELTDHMNMHAGVKPHKCNICSKSYHSNNLLCKHMVIHTGVKAHKCDICSKSFLRKDQLCKHMVIHSGVKSHKCDICSKSYLRKNELTEHMNIHTGVKPYECYICLKSFHLKRILRGHMVIHSGVKPHKCDVCSESFHSINLLSKHMAIHTGVKPHKCDICSKSYLRKNELTSHMNIHTGVKPYECDICLESFHSKHLLRRHMINHSGVKPHKCNICSKSFHSKNLLRRHMVIHTGVKPHKCDICSQSYLRKNELAEHMNIHTGVKPYECYICLKSFHSKRILRGHMVIHSGVKPHKCAVCSESFHSINLLWKHMVIHTGIKQHKCDICSKLFPSKVQLSRHLVNHSGVKPHKCDICSKSFLRKNHLGVHMNIHTGIKPHTCDICSKSFRYKYQLCNHMVIHSGVKSGKCASGSGQSGNF encoded by the exons atggagtgcagactttgcctctgctctgctccagcagggtccttcgtctccatccacGACGACCCTCATCCACCGCGTTTGGTGCAgcgcatttggacctgctgtcagctgcgg GTTAGGAAAGGGGACCATCTGCCAGATATGATATGCCTTTCTTGTGACAACAATCTGGAGTTGTTCGACAGCTTTCGGAACGCTTGCATTCAGAATGACGCAACGTCGAGGGTGGAATTAGACAAGTATTTGAAAATCAAGCCGGAGGAAGTTttgctggaagatttaatattgGAAGATGAGCTGGATGCTCATTGCCCACCCGACATTTGTAGTTCACCAGTAGATGGCGAG atccCTGGAGGAAAAAATACTTGGAATGATAATATGGCTGAAATAATAGATACCAATAGACACATTCTCGCGGAAGAATTACCATTACGAAAAGCTTTAGATAAGATTTGCTCTACACATTCTGAATTGGACCATAAAAACAAATTCCAAGAGAACTTGTTTACCCGTAAACTTAATCTTGTGACAAAGAAAAACTGTAATACTCGAAGAAAGCTGCACGAATGTGATGTTTGTTCGAAATCATTCATTGGAAAGTATAAACTCACcgaacatatgaatattcatgctggggtaaagccacacaaatgtgacatttgttcaaaatcataccTTAGAAAGAATGAATTCACctcacatatgaatattcatactgggttaaagccatacgaatgtgacatttgtttaaaatcattccattCAAAAGATCTACTCCGCAGACACATGGTTATTCATAGTggagtaaagccacacaaatgtaacatttgttcaaaatcattccattCAAAAAATCTACTCTGCAAACACAtggttattcatactggggtgaAGCCAtacgaatgtgacatttgtttaaaatcattccattCAAAAAATCTACTCTGCAGACACAtagttattcatactggggtgaagccacacaaatgtgacatttgttcaaaatcatttcgtTCAAAAGATCAACTCTGCAAACACATGGTTATCCATATTGGAgtaaagtcacacaaatgtgacatttgttcaaaatcataccTTAGAAAGAATGAACTCACCGaccatatgaatattcatgctgggctaaagccacacaaatgtgacatttgttcaaaatcataccTTAGAAAGAATGAACTCACCGACCATATGAATATGCatgctggggtaaagccacacaaatgtaacatttgttcaaaatcataccATTCAAACAATCTACTCTGCAAACACAtggttattcatactggggtaaaggcacacaaatgtgacatttgttcaaaatcattccttagaaaGGATCAACTCTGCAAACATATGGTTATCCATAGTGGAgtaaagtcacacaaatgtgacatttgttcgaaATCATACCTTAGAAAGAACGAACTCACCgagcatatgaatattcatactggggtaaagccatacgaatgttacatttgtttaaaatcattccattTAAAACGTATACTCCGCGGACACATGGTTATTCATAGTggagtaaagccacacaaatgtgacgtttgttcaGAATCATTCCATTCCATAAATCTACTCAGCAAACACATGgctattcatactggggtaaagccacacaaatgtgacatttgttcaaaatcataccTTAGAAAGAATGAACTCACctcacatatgaatattcatactggggtaaagccatacgaatgtgacatttgtttagaATCATTCCATTCAAAACATCTACTCCGCAGACACATGATTAATCATAGTggagtaaagccacacaaatgtaacatttgttcaaaatcattccattCAAAAAATCTACTCCGTAGACACAtggttattcatactggggtgaagccacacaaatgtgacatttgttcacaaTCATACCTTAGAAAGAATGAACTCGCCgagcatatgaatattcatactggggtaaagccatacgaatgttacatttgtttaaaatcattccattCAAAACGTATACTCCGCGGACACATGGTTATTCATAGTggagtaaagccacacaaatgtgccGTTTGTTCAGAATCATTCCATTCCATAAATCTACTCTGGAAACACATGgttattcatactgggataaagcaacacaaatgtgacatttgttcaaaattattCCCTTCAAAAGTTCAACTTTCCAGACACTTAGTTAATCATAGTggagtaaagccacacaaatgtgacatttgttcaaaatcattccttagaaaGAATCATCTTggcgtacatatgaatattcatactgggataaagccacacacatgtgacatttgttcaaaatcattccgtTATAAATATCAACTCTGTAATCACATGgttattcatagtggggtaaagtcAGGCAAATGTGCATCAGGATCAGGTCAGTCAGGAAATTTCTAG